The following proteins come from a genomic window of Micropterus dolomieu isolate WLL.071019.BEF.003 ecotype Adirondacks unplaced genomic scaffold, ASM2129224v1 scaffold_14, whole genome shotgun sequence:
- the LOC123967090 gene encoding phospholipid phosphatase-related protein type 5-like, with amino-acid sequence MLYFQVVILAATVMLVYYCEFTDTFSPTQQGFICRDPALTKPDPGPEQDSRIQPVILYSVVGALPVVLISGVELFIFLLHYKSNNLYDQEKVLIMGDCCYVNPMVRRTFRFLGVYVFGLFATDIFVNAGQLVTGRLAPHFLSVCQPNYTALGCQDAAYYVSQSDACTGDPDDIMRARKSFPSKEAALSLYTAVYLAMYVMCCIGSSGGRLTGPLLSLSMVSLAVLTGINRVAEYRNHCTDVIAGQAIGGAIAVFLVVFVVQYFRKRPVISHSPSDAGTANTNEASPHMNHNMEASDSYIVSQ; translated from the exons ATGCTGTACTTCCAAGTGGTGATTTTGGCAGCTACGGTGATGCTGGTTTACTACTGTGAGTTCACCGACACTTTTAGTCCGACGCAACAGGGCTTCATCTGCAGAGACCCAGCTTTAACTAAGCCGGATCCTGGACCTGAACAGGACAGCCGCATCCAGCCCGTAATTCTGTACTCTGTGGTGGGAGCACTGCCTGTTGTACTG ATTTCAGGTGTAGAGCTGTTTATCTTCCTCCTTCACTACAAGTCAAACAACCTGTATGACCAAGAGAAGGTTCTTATCATGGGGGACTGCTGCTACGTGAACCCCATGGTGCGCAGGACCTTTCGTTTCCTTG GTGTTTACGTCTTCGGTCTGTTTGCAACAGACATCTTTGTCAATGCAGGTCAGCTGGTCACAGGAAGACTGGCTccccacttcctgtctgtttgcCAGCCCAATTACACTGCCCTCGGCTGCCAGGACGCGGCATACTATGTGAGCCAATCAGATGCTTGCACCGGtgaccctgatgacatcatgaGAGCCAGAAAGAGTTTCCCCTCCAAAGAGGCTGCACTGAGTCTGTACACAGCTGTTTACCTGGCA ATGTATGTCATGTGCTGTATCGGTTCCAGTGGAGGTCGTCTGACTGGCCCCCTCCTCAGTCTCTCAATGGTCAGTCTGGCTGTGCTAACAGGCATCAACAGAGTGGCAGAGTACCGAAACCACTGCACTGATGTGATTGCAGGACAAGCCATTGGGGGAGCTATTGCTGTTTTTCTG gTGGTGTTTGTGGTTCAGTATTTCAGAAAGAGACCTGTGATTTCTCATAGTCCGTCAGATGCAGGCACAGCTAACACCAATGAGGCTTCACCCCACATGAATCACAACATGGAAGCCAGTGACAGTTACATTGTTTCACAG